A genomic stretch from Acidobacteriota bacterium includes:
- the tyrS gene encoding tyrosine--tRNA ligase, with amino-acid sequence MTKLKFLKPEQQFEYIKKGTVEIIQEEDLLKKLENSYKRGVALTVKAGFDPTAPDIHLGHTVLIRKMKHFQNLGHRVVFLIGDFTGLIGDPSGRSSMRKPMTREEINKNAETYKSQIFKILDPKKTIIDFNSRWLASLSSIEIINLLSKYTVARILERDDFTNRMKNSQPIGIHEILYPVFQAYDSVALRADVELGGTDQKFNLLVGREIQREYNQEPQVIITMPLLEGLDGIEKMSKTAGNYVGINEPPSEIFGKIMSINDSLMFRYYELLTDITENEINRMKNDVSNNYKNPMDFKLDLAYLIVKDFHGEAKARKASEEFIKIFSKKEVPEEIEEIHSPSIEVNLINFLIEKKIFSSKGEAKRAIKGGGVYIDSERVNDIEKKINFKEKSTFILKIGKRRFFKLKYN; translated from the coding sequence ATGACTAAATTAAAATTTTTGAAACCTGAACAGCAGTTCGAATACATAAAAAAAGGGACTGTCGAGATAATCCAGGAAGAGGATTTATTAAAAAAGCTCGAAAATTCTTATAAAAGAGGTGTTGCTCTTACCGTTAAAGCTGGGTTTGACCCTACTGCTCCAGATATTCATTTAGGTCATACAGTTCTTATAAGAAAGATGAAACATTTTCAGAACTTAGGACACAGAGTTGTTTTTCTGATTGGAGATTTTACAGGGTTAATCGGAGACCCTTCAGGTAGATCTTCTATGAGAAAACCAATGACAAGGGAGGAGATAAACAAAAATGCTGAAACTTATAAGTCTCAGATATTCAAAATCTTGGATCCTAAGAAAACAATCATTGATTTCAACTCCCGTTGGTTGGCTTCCCTTTCTTCAATAGAAATCATAAACCTTCTCTCAAAATACACTGTCGCAAGAATACTCGAGAGAGATGACTTTACTAACAGAATGAAAAACTCTCAGCCGATTGGAATCCATGAAATTCTCTACCCTGTCTTTCAGGCATACGATTCAGTAGCGTTAAGAGCAGATGTGGAATTAGGAGGTACAGATCAGAAGTTCAACCTATTAGTAGGAAGAGAAATACAGAGAGAATATAATCAGGAGCCCCAGGTTATCATTACAATGCCCCTTCTTGAAGGCCTTGATGGAATCGAAAAGATGTCAAAGACTGCAGGAAATTATGTGGGAATTAATGAACCTCCTTCAGAAATCTTCGGGAAAATAATGTCAATTAATGATTCTTTAATGTTTCGATACTATGAGTTATTGACTGATATAACAGAGAATGAAATCAACAGAATGAAAAATGATGTATCAAATAACTACAAAAATCCGATGGACTTTAAACTTGATTTAGCATATCTCATTGTAAAAGATTTTCATGGAGAGGCTAAAGCCAGAAAAGCAAGCGAGGAATTCATAAAAATCTTCTCCAAAAAAGAAGTGCCTGAAGAGATTGAAGAAATCCATTCTCCATCCATCGAGGTCAATTTGATAAATTTTCTTATCGAAAAAAAGATTTTTTCATCAAAAGGAGAAGCTAAAAGAGCAATTAAAGGAGGCGGAGTTTACATTGATAGCGAAAGAGTTAACGATATAGAGAAGAAAATTAATTTCAAAGAAAAGTCTACCTTCATTCTCAAAATTGGCAAACGCAGGTTTTTTAAACTCAAATATAATTAA
- the purF gene encoding amidophosphoribosyltransferase, producing MKKLKEECGIFGIYNSEKAAELTYYGLYGLQHRGQESAGIVASNEKRLIAERGLGYVFEIFDTEALKKLKGKIAIGHTRYSTHGESTLRNTQPFLIDSHRGPIAVAHNGNLVNAVQLRGKLEKEGSIFQSTSDTEIILHLIAKSKEEKIEISIIDALMELKGAYSLLFLTLDKLIAVRDPRGFRPLSLGKLRNSYVTASETCAFDLIGAKYIRDIEPGEMIIIEKNRINSIRPFRDEMPRFCIFEYIYFSRPDSLVFKKNVNEVRKRLGRMLAIEQPADADIVVPIPDSGLWAALGYSEESKIPLEFALIRNHYVGRTFIQPFQSKRTFGVRIKLNPVRELIQGKKVVLIDDSIVRGTTSRRIVKMVRNAGAKEIHYRVSSPPIIGPCFYGIDTPMKDELIASSHSIEEIAKFLGVGTLGYLSLNGMLEAVGDRENFCTACFDLNYPVELPEDKFLQIRLFERTENL from the coding sequence ATGAAAAAATTAAAGGAAGAATGCGGTATTTTTGGAATTTACAATTCTGAAAAGGCTGCTGAATTAACCTATTATGGACTTTATGGATTACAGCACAGGGGACAGGAGAGCGCCGGAATAGTTGCTTCAAATGAAAAAAGACTCATCGCTGAAAGAGGCCTTGGATATGTATTCGAAATATTCGATACAGAAGCATTAAAGAAATTAAAGGGAAAAATTGCAATTGGACATACAAGATATTCTACCCATGGAGAATCTACTCTAAGGAATACTCAACCTTTTTTAATCGACAGTCATCGAGGCCCGATTGCGGTTGCCCATAATGGAAATCTTGTCAATGCAGTTCAGCTTCGAGGAAAGCTTGAGAAAGAAGGATCTATTTTTCAGTCCACATCTGATACAGAAATAATCCTTCATTTAATAGCGAAATCAAAAGAGGAAAAAATCGAGATTTCAATAATAGATGCTCTTATGGAACTGAAAGGAGCGTACTCCCTTCTTTTTCTTACTCTTGATAAACTTATTGCAGTAAGAGACCCAAGAGGATTCCGTCCCCTTTCCCTTGGAAAATTAAGGAACTCTTATGTCACTGCTTCTGAAACCTGTGCGTTTGACCTTATCGGAGCAAAATACATCCGCGATATCGAACCAGGTGAAATGATTATCATAGAAAAAAATCGAATTAATTCAATCCGTCCCTTCAGGGATGAGATGCCAAGATTCTGCATATTCGAATACATCTATTTTTCAAGACCTGATTCTCTTGTATTCAAAAAAAATGTTAACGAGGTAAGAAAAAGACTTGGAAGAATGCTTGCAATCGAGCAGCCTGCAGATGCTGATATTGTTGTTCCGATACCGGATTCAGGGCTCTGGGCAGCTCTTGGATACTCAGAAGAGTCAAAAATCCCCCTGGAATTTGCATTGATAAGAAATCACTATGTAGGAAGAACATTCATTCAGCCATTTCAGTCAAAAAGAACTTTTGGTGTAAGAATTAAGTTAAACCCTGTAAGAGAGCTAATCCAGGGAAAAAAGGTTGTGTTGATCGATGATTCAATAGTGAGGGGAACTACAAGCAGAAGAATAGTAAAAATGGTGAGGAATGCTGGAGCAAAAGAAATTCACTACCGGGTATCTTCTCCTCCAATTATCGGTCCCTGTTTTTATGGGATTGACACCCCAATGAAAGACGAGTTAATCGCTTCCTCTCACTCAATTGAAGAAATTGCAAAATTTTTAGGTGTTGGAACACTCGGTTATCTGAGCCTTAACGGAATGCTTGAAGCTGTAGGAGACAGAGAAAATTTCTGCACAGCCTGTTTTGATTTAAATTATCCTGTTGAGTTGCCAGAAGATAAGTTCCTTCAGATAAGGCTTTTTGAAAGGACTGAGAATTTATGA
- a CDS encoding RNA methyltransferase has product MPTKERIEKIKEVLSLRQLDLRVVLENIKNVHNASALLRTCDAAGVLNVDVVLSENEEFSITEAISTGAEKWLQINYFKNFSEFYSFARENGYKIISTCLCKDSIPFWDVDYSDKVCIIFGNEREGVSEEALKFSDYKIKIPMLGMVRSLNVSVSAGIILYEAIRQRNAKKFFESSRLQLEDFKNLFKKFISEK; this is encoded by the coding sequence GTGCCTACAAAGGAAAGAATTGAGAAGATAAAAGAAGTTCTCTCTTTAAGACAACTGGATTTAAGAGTTGTTCTTGAAAATATTAAAAATGTTCATAATGCCAGTGCCTTATTGAGAACATGCGATGCAGCAGGGGTGCTGAATGTGGATGTAGTTCTTAGCGAAAATGAGGAATTTTCAATAACTGAAGCAATTTCAACTGGCGCTGAGAAATGGCTTCAAATAAATTATTTTAAAAATTTTTCAGAATTTTATTCATTTGCCAGAGAAAATGGCTATAAAATTATTTCAACTTGTCTTTGTAAAGATTCAATCCCATTCTGGGATGTAGATTATTCGGATAAAGTTTGTATAATTTTTGGAAATGAGAGAGAAGGTGTATCTGAAGAGGCATTAAAATTTTCAGATTATAAAATAAAAATTCCGATGCTGGGAATGGTAAGGAGTTTGAATGTTTCAGTTTCAGCAGGAATAATTTTATATGAAGCAATTAGACAGAGGAATGCAAAAAAATTTTTTGAGAGTTCAAGATTACAATTAGAAGATTTTAAGAATTTATTTAAAAAATTTATAAGTGAGAAATAA
- the purM gene encoding phosphoribosylformylglycinamidine cyclo-ligase, whose translation MKHRILYRDSGVDIDRADEAKRRIKELLKKSKLESLFGGIGKFAGFFPLNLSQFKEPVLVSSVDGVGTKLKVAFMAGIHNTVGKDLVNHCINDILTHGAFPLFFMDYISTGKMNPDVVEEIVKGIVEACKESGVYLIGGETAEMPGFYEGGEYDLAGFIVGIAEKNKIIDGSRIEEGNIIFGLPSSGLHTNGYSLARKILFEKNKFDINQEIKELNGSIKEILLKVHRNYLRVLRFSVEKNLLRGLSHITGGGFIGNIPRILPEEHYAEINLNSWKIPPIFKYLIKEANLNLEESFRTFNMGIGMIGISNEGEAEKIFSHFESINEKYFIIGKIKKGKKGVKFIE comes from the coding sequence ATGAAACACCGAATTCTCTACAGGGATTCTGGTGTTGATATTGATAGAGCTGATGAAGCAAAGAGGAGAATAAAAGAGCTTCTTAAAAAATCAAAATTAGAATCACTTTTTGGAGGGATAGGTAAATTTGCGGGATTTTTTCCGCTGAATCTAAGCCAGTTTAAAGAGCCTGTTCTTGTCTCGAGCGTTGATGGGGTAGGGACTAAACTTAAAGTTGCATTCATGGCAGGAATTCACAACACGGTTGGAAAGGATCTTGTTAATCACTGCATCAACGACATTCTAACCCACGGTGCATTTCCCCTCTTTTTTATGGATTATATTTCAACTGGAAAAATGAACCCGGATGTTGTTGAAGAGATTGTGAAGGGAATTGTCGAGGCCTGCAAGGAATCTGGAGTTTATCTTATAGGTGGAGAGACTGCAGAAATGCCTGGATTTTACGAGGGAGGAGAATATGACCTTGCTGGATTTATCGTAGGAATAGCTGAGAAAAATAAAATAATCGACGGATCCAGAATAGAAGAAGGAAATATTATATTTGGGCTTCCCTCATCAGGATTGCACACAAACGGGTATTCCCTTGCAAGAAAAATATTGTTTGAGAAAAATAAATTCGATATAAATCAGGAGATAAAAGAATTGAATGGAAGTATAAAAGAAATTCTCCTTAAGGTTCATAGAAACTATTTACGTGTATTAAGATTTTCTGTGGAAAAAAATCTTCTCAGAGGACTCTCTCATATCACAGGAGGAGGATTTATAGGAAATATCCCCCGCATCCTTCCAGAAGAACACTATGCTGAGATAAACCTTAATTCATGGAAAATTCCTCCGATTTTTAAGTACCTGATAAAAGAAGCTAATTTAAATCTTGAGGAAAGCTTCAGAACCTTCAACATGGGAATAGGCATGATAGGAATCTCAAATGAAGGGGAAGCTGAGAAAATCTTTTCCCATTTTGAATCAATTAATGAAAAGTATTTTATTATTGGAAAGATAAAAAAAGGCAAAAAAGGCGTCAAATTTATCGAATGA
- a CDS encoding sugar-binding domain-containing protein translates to MNYVFRRVKLFFVVISFLSFFIQASSFLTYSEEVKFIDISKEWKFQIDPDELGIKNGWFKLNFDDSEWKILEAGKIWENQGFEEYDGTGWYRKSVIIPEGWKGNRVYIGFGGVDDEYELFINSKKVAAFGSKEEVESFHNRSSSTDITEYVKFGASNLIVLRINDWGGGGGISKLPAGLSIERELLLDPREYVIEKSKKYPDLFWPYWVQGKGIAWTMVGTENTLEEFLRSHDGSVGATTWPFTLNCWVMDGENNKVVAPEKMPFDKIKSNLYGGYIPISEYSFKLNEISLKTSFFSADIDKDLMFKKESGIYQILIENPTNKTKKIKIFVSIRPYLVNGNVGKVHKLEWDKESNSIIINDNLSISSDVMISGFYASSIRKENDISKFILDGNYQEKLESKIEDETGMANGFLLYNLSIPPKIIAKINVIGFFDPHRFSKEDFLSLKEIDFEKILQNLSSSWENRLKKAKIEIADKRVIDAFYASLAYILISMDNNMPHPGPLAYNLFWARDSAYITAALLRAGFSDVVEKSLPYYMKSQKEDGEFPSIFDINLKSVGPHEWDAQGQAIFSLAEYYRFTKNKDYLKNYFQNVLKGCQFLGKIREKNLDEKLRETFFYGILPPSVSAEDLGPGTWHHYWDDFWAIRGLYDGAYLAKEIGKKEESKWMKHEAENLKMSVKASYEKIMREKEIDWIPNGPDDLEGSSMARGTSPGLWPGGGLSPEDEKVRKSFERYHEKWIAPYGGAYLHQNRFWPYGFELGYCFLILGMNDKVHQIIDWHLNHQTFPENYSWAEQIDPKTLYFQSGDMPHCWVAADYVNLVRALFLREDEEKLILCSGIKEEWFQNGNKINIENLPSYFGNLSYYLGRKDEERKLILKIEGNAQPPSGYKLIIPFKDFEIKKVFIDGKELKEFKKTEVHFPAGSKEILIYY, encoded by the coding sequence ATGAATTATGTGTTTAGAAGAGTAAAATTATTTTTTGTTGTCATTTCTTTTTTATCTTTCTTTATACAAGCCAGTTCATTTTTAACATATTCGGAAGAAGTTAAATTCATTGATATTTCTAAAGAATGGAAATTTCAGATAGACCCGGATGAGCTCGGAATCAAAAATGGATGGTTCAAGTTAAACTTTGATGATTCAGAGTGGAAAATTTTAGAAGCAGGAAAGATATGGGAAAACCAGGGATTTGAAGAATATGATGGAACTGGATGGTACAGAAAGTCAGTCATAATTCCTGAAGGATGGAAGGGAAATCGTGTTTATATCGGGTTTGGTGGAGTTGATGACGAATATGAACTTTTTATTAACAGTAAAAAGGTTGCTGCATTTGGCAGTAAAGAAGAAGTTGAGAGTTTCCATAACAGAAGCTCATCCACAGACATTACTGAGTATGTAAAATTTGGTGCCTCTAACCTTATTGTTTTGAGAATTAACGATTGGGGAGGTGGTGGAGGTATTTCTAAACTTCCTGCAGGTTTATCGATTGAAAGAGAGTTGCTTTTAGACCCACGAGAGTATGTTATCGAAAAGTCGAAGAAATATCCGGATTTATTCTGGCCCTACTGGGTTCAGGGAAAAGGAATTGCCTGGACAATGGTTGGAACTGAAAATACCCTCGAAGAGTTTCTCAGAAGCCATGATGGGTCTGTTGGTGCAACAACCTGGCCTTTTACTTTGAATTGCTGGGTAATGGATGGAGAGAATAATAAAGTGGTAGCTCCTGAAAAGATGCCGTTTGATAAAATAAAATCAAATTTATATGGAGGATACATACCTATTTCTGAATATAGTTTTAAACTAAATGAAATTAGCCTCAAAACTTCATTTTTTTCAGCAGACATTGATAAAGATTTAATGTTCAAAAAAGAGTCTGGAATTTATCAAATTTTAATTGAGAATCCTACAAATAAAACAAAAAAAATAAAAATTTTTGTCAGCATTAGGCCATATCTTGTAAATGGAAATGTAGGAAAAGTTCATAAATTGGAATGGGATAAGGAGTCCAATTCGATAATAATAAACGATAATTTAAGCATTAGCTCAGATGTTATGATATCAGGGTTTTATGCATCTTCCATAAGAAAGGAAAATGATATATCAAAATTTATATTAGATGGAAATTACCAGGAAAAGTTAGAATCAAAAATCGAAGATGAAACAGGAATGGCGAATGGTTTTTTGTTGTATAATTTGAGTATACCTCCAAAAATTATAGCTAAAATTAATGTAATAGGGTTTTTTGACCCTCACAGGTTTTCTAAGGAAGATTTTTTATCTTTAAAAGAAATTGATTTTGAAAAGATATTGCAAAATCTTAGTTCAAGCTGGGAAAACAGGCTGAAGAAAGCAAAGATTGAAATCGCTGACAAAAGAGTCATCGATGCTTTTTATGCTTCTTTAGCGTATATACTAATCAGCATGGATAACAATATGCCACACCCCGGTCCCCTTGCTTACAATCTTTTCTGGGCAAGAGATTCAGCATATATTACAGCTGCTTTACTTAGAGCCGGATTTTCAGATGTTGTTGAAAAATCCCTTCCATATTATATGAAATCCCAGAAGGAAGACGGAGAGTTTCCATCAATTTTTGATATAAACCTTAAATCAGTTGGACCTCATGAATGGGATGCTCAGGGTCAGGCTATATTTTCCCTGGCTGAATATTATAGATTCACAAAAAATAAAGATTATTTAAAAAATTATTTTCAGAATGTTTTAAAAGGATGTCAGTTTTTAGGAAAAATAAGAGAGAAAAATCTCGATGAAAAATTGAGGGAAACTTTTTTCTACGGGATTCTTCCTCCTTCTGTGTCTGCAGAAGATTTAGGTCCTGGAACCTGGCATCATTACTGGGATGATTTCTGGGCAATAAGAGGATTGTACGATGGAGCATACCTTGCAAAGGAGATTGGAAAAAAAGAGGAAAGTAAATGGATGAAACATGAGGCTGAAAATTTAAAGATGTCTGTTAAAGCTTCATATGAAAAAATAATGAGAGAAAAAGAAATCGACTGGATTCCCAATGGGCCTGATGACCTTGAGGGTTCTTCAATGGCTCGAGGGACATCTCCAGGGTTATGGCCAGGAGGAGGGTTGAGTCCTGAAGATGAAAAAGTTAGAAAATCTTTTGAGAGGTATCATGAAAAATGGATTGCTCCTTATGGTGGAGCATATCTCCATCAGAATAGATTTTGGCCCTATGGATTTGAACTCGGTTATTGTTTCCTGATTTTAGGAATGAACGATAAAGTCCATCAGATAATTGATTGGCATTTAAACCATCAAACCTTCCCTGAGAATTATTCATGGGCAGAGCAAATTGACCCTAAGACTCTTTATTTTCAATCAGGAGACATGCCCCATTGCTGGGTAGCTGCTGATTATGTGAACTTAGTAAGAGCCCTGTTTTTAAGAGAAGATGAGGAAAAATTAATATTGTGCTCAGGGATTAAAGAAGAATGGTTTCAAAATGGAAATAAGATTAATATAGAAAACCTTCCTTCATATTTTGGAAATCTTTCATACTATCTAGGAAGGAAAGATGAGGAGAGAAAGCTTATCTTAAAAATAGAAGGGAATGCCCAACCTCCTTCCGGTTATAAATTAATCATTCCATTTAAAGATTTTGAGATAAAGAAAGTCTTCATCGATGGAAAAGAATTAAAAGAATTCAAGAAAACAGAGGTCCATTTTCCTGCTGGTTCTAAAGAGATCTTAATTTATTATTAA
- the purN gene encoding phosphoribosylglycinamide formyltransferase, which translates to MKKGRIAILLSGRGSNFQAIHNSILEGKINAEISIVVSNKEEAPGLKIAKERGLEAMFADPKRFQSREEYDRYLVEELEKRETDLVCLAGWMRILTPYFVQKFENRIMNIHPALLPAFPGLDVQRKALEHGVRFSGCTVHFVTEEVDAGPIILQAVVPVHQEDTPETLADRILKEEHRIYSEAIKLFFENRLEIQGRRVFIK; encoded by the coding sequence ATGAAAAAAGGTAGAATTGCAATACTCCTTTCCGGAAGAGGTTCGAATTTTCAGGCAATCCACAACTCAATTCTCGAAGGCAAAATAAATGCAGAAATATCTATCGTTGTATCGAATAAGGAGGAAGCACCTGGGCTAAAAATTGCAAAAGAAAGAGGACTTGAGGCTATGTTTGCAGACCCGAAAAGATTCCAATCAAGAGAAGAATATGACAGATATCTTGTCGAGGAACTTGAGAAAAGAGAGACTGACCTTGTTTGCCTTGCTGGCTGGATGAGAATTTTAACACCATATTTTGTCCAGAAATTTGAAAACAGAATTATGAACATTCATCCAGCTCTTCTTCCAGCGTTTCCGGGCCTTGATGTTCAGAGAAAAGCCCTTGAACACGGAGTAAGATTTTCTGGTTGTACAGTGCATTTTGTAACAGAAGAAGTTGATGCCGGACCGATCATTCTTCAAGCAGTTGTTCCTGTGCATCAGGAAGATACTCCTGAAACACTCGCTGATAGAATTTTAAAAGAAGAGCACAGGATATATTCTGAGGCCATAAAGTTATTCTTTGAAAATCGCCTGGAAATCCAAGGCCGTCGAGTATTTATTAAATAA
- a CDS encoding S9 family peptidase — MKAFKKNNILFVFILIFLCIFFSDLSELYAKKFKKLTISRLFDPDQAGFSGSLPTRIEWAKDGKNLFFVTTDEKTKKSLLWKYDAEKGEKKVFLDFEEVQKAWEKIARNEEEKKKRFSFLRYTFSPDEEHLLFSHAGDLFYYIFGTKELKKLTASIDEEQNPEFSSDGKYIAYTRKNNLYAIEVSTGLEIQLTSDGSDDILNGYLTWVYFEELFGRSSKGFWWSPDSKKIAFYHFDESPVFKMTMIDHMPFAAREVPVIYPKAGMTNPLVKVGIVSLDTQKTIWMNPEYNEEIYIARANWLPDSKKISLQILNRDQNKLDLLLADSNNGECKEILQERQDTWVDVKGSAYFFKTKPYLLWTSDADGWNHLYLYNLEGKLIQKITKGKWSIGNILHVDEENEWIYFISNKESSLERHFYKVRFNGDNLEKLTSGMGSHSVKVSPAANYFVDTYDTISTPPRMDLYNADGSFIRTIDENRVKELEEYRLNRWEFLYIPTEDGLKLPAMILKPSDFDPKKKYPVIFSIYGGPLSQSVINRWGGTRGMWYQYLAQNGIIVFSMDNRGSAHFGKEGASRMYRNLGYWEIVDYVSGVKYLSKLPYVDKKRIGIWGWSYGGYSTLMAMLTAPDYFQVGVSVAPVTHWKNYDTIYTERYMGQPKNNPEGYEKSAPINHADKLKGKLLIIHGTLDDNVHFQNSVQMANSLISKNKQFMVMIYPGRNHGIYGDNATRHLFTLITDFLLENLKE; from the coding sequence ATGAAGGCTTTCAAAAAAAATAACATTTTATTTGTTTTTATTTTAATTTTTTTATGTATCTTTTTCTCTGACTTGAGTGAGCTTTATGCAAAAAAATTTAAAAAATTGACTATATCGAGGCTTTTCGACCCAGATCAAGCAGGCTTCAGTGGCAGTTTACCTACCCGGATCGAATGGGCAAAGGATGGAAAAAATCTTTTTTTTGTTACTACTGATGAGAAAACTAAGAAATCATTACTCTGGAAATATGATGCTGAAAAAGGAGAGAAGAAAGTTTTTTTAGATTTTGAGGAGGTTCAAAAAGCATGGGAAAAAATTGCAAGGAATGAGGAGGAAAAGAAAAAAAGATTCAGTTTTCTGCGATATACTTTTTCTCCAGATGAAGAACACCTTCTTTTCTCCCACGCAGGAGATTTATTTTATTACATATTTGGAACAAAGGAATTAAAAAAACTCACAGCAAGTATTGATGAAGAACAAAACCCTGAATTCTCTTCAGATGGAAAATACATCGCATACACAAGAAAAAATAATCTTTATGCAATTGAAGTTTCAACTGGACTTGAAATTCAGCTCACCTCTGATGGAAGTGATGATATTCTCAATGGATATTTAACCTGGGTTTATTTTGAAGAGCTTTTCGGCAGAAGTTCCAAGGGATTCTGGTGGTCACCAGATAGTAAAAAGATTGCTTTTTATCATTTTGATGAATCTCCAGTTTTTAAGATGACAATGATAGACCATATGCCTTTTGCTGCAAGAGAAGTCCCTGTGATATATCCAAAAGCAGGCATGACAAACCCCCTTGTGAAAGTTGGTATTGTTTCATTGGATACTCAGAAAACTATATGGATGAACCCTGAATATAATGAAGAGATTTACATAGCAAGAGCCAATTGGCTTCCTGACAGTAAAAAAATAAGCCTTCAGATATTGAATAGAGATCAGAATAAACTAGATTTATTACTTGCAGACTCAAACAATGGCGAATGCAAGGAGATTCTTCAGGAAAGGCAGGACACATGGGTTGATGTAAAAGGGAGTGCATATTTTTTCAAGACTAAACCGTATTTACTATGGACTTCTGATGCTGATGGCTGGAATCATCTATATCTTTATAATTTAGAGGGGAAGCTGATTCAAAAAATTACTAAAGGGAAATGGTCAATAGGAAATATTTTGCATGTAGACGAAGAAAATGAGTGGATATATTTTATCTCCAACAAAGAATCAAGTTTAGAGCGGCATTTTTACAAAGTGAGATTTAATGGAGATAATTTGGAGAAATTAACAAGTGGGATGGGTTCCCACTCTGTAAAAGTATCACCAGCTGCTAATTATTTTGTTGACACATATGACACTATATCAACTCCTCCGAGGATGGATCTATATAATGCTGATGGAAGTTTTATCAGGACAATCGATGAAAATAGAGTTAAAGAATTGGAAGAATACAGATTAAATCGGTGGGAATTCTTATACATACCGACTGAAGATGGATTAAAATTGCCAGCGATGATATTAAAACCATCAGACTTTGACCCTAAGAAAAAGTACCCTGTAATTTTTTCAATTTATGGAGGCCCTTTGAGTCAATCTGTAATAAATAGATGGGGAGGAACGAGAGGCATGTGGTATCAATACCTAGCCCAGAATGGAATCATTGTTTTTTCAATGGATAATAGAGGTTCAGCTCACTTTGGCAAAGAAGGAGCCTCCAGGATGTATCGAAATCTTGGCTACTGGGAAATTGTCGATTATGTGAGTGGGGTTAAGTATTTATCAAAACTTCCCTATGTTGATAAAAAACGAATCGGGATATGGGGGTGGAGTTACGGAGGATATTCAACTCTGATGGCAATGCTTACAGCACCTGATTATTTTCAGGTGGGAGTTTCAGTTGCTCCAGTTACTCACTGGAAAAATTACGATACTATTTACACTGAAAGATACATGGGGCAGCCAAAAAATAACCCTGAAGGTTATGAAAAAAGTGCTCCGATAAATCATGCTGATAAGCTAAAGGGAAAGTTGCTAATAATTCATGGAACGCTCGATGATAATGTGCATTTTCAGAATTCAGTTCAGATGGCTAATAGCCTTATCAGCAAGAATAAACAGTTTATGGTTATGATTTATCCTGGAAGAAATCATGGAATATACGGCGATAATGCAACAAGGCATCTTTTTACATTGATTACAGATTTTTTATTAGAAAATTTAAAAGAATGA